A genomic stretch from Trinickia violacea includes:
- a CDS encoding two-partner secretion domain-containing protein: MILRIDARGRRAKAIRNRRVRFCLWLGLAFSTATVHATGVVPDGGTATSVSTAANGHQIVNIAPAFGGVSHNTYSSFNVSAAGADLNNVGINARTIVNQVTSTNPSLIQGAINVLGPRANVILANPNGITVDGGSFQNTGHVVLSTGQVSFDDLTLAPGVTQRNVVLTTNQGGIRIGPGGLSGTLVNLDLIAKQLAVNGPVTNSYTSSTSGIRAIVGSSTNTYDTGFSPSDNGHDWLIRTTSPGATRAGMAVDITAAGGLTAGRVQLIVTDQGAGVRSLGPLYANSGDVVVSTNGDVSVANSSITAAHDISITTTGTFSLRGAQALAGNDVTVNAGRIALADDATEPSTVSAQAGSVNLTSSGDISNTGSLIQAGSVASNGSLTGGNVTLTANGSIANDSSPANLGIIFSANGTSSLTAQGNITNDNARILANGAVTLSAQGDVQNTIDHTGGTNGGAPVAYSDTRGSFLFFTHSTSGYNVDYGTVGEPNQLAYIASTGGPVTITGRNVTNAGGIIQSNNADIAITAHDAFTNAAVMSGQASYTESCWIFCHASATSNVTPYGGTIQSGANIAITASTTASDIGGNVFAQGNLHVTAPVTYAQGVTGYSAINQDHGFKAFFGSTWAQIIAFDIGGGFTADGLVTLTGDGVIDGGYFSGGTGVSATGGITTVRAPHTTPVQIGQHLGLTTWWWF; this comes from the coding sequence ATGATACTTAGAATAGATGCGCGCGGGAGGCGCGCGAAGGCCATTCGGAATCGGCGCGTGCGGTTCTGTCTGTGGCTCGGCCTGGCCTTTTCGACAGCGACCGTCCACGCGACTGGAGTCGTCCCTGATGGCGGTACGGCCACCTCGGTCTCGACCGCTGCCAACGGCCACCAGATCGTCAACATCGCGCCCGCGTTCGGCGGCGTCTCGCACAACACCTATTCGTCCTTCAACGTGTCGGCGGCTGGCGCGGATTTGAACAACGTCGGCATCAACGCGCGCACGATCGTCAACCAGGTCACGAGCACCAACCCATCACTGATACAAGGCGCCATCAATGTGCTGGGGCCACGCGCGAACGTGATCCTCGCGAATCCGAACGGCATCACAGTCGACGGGGGCAGCTTCCAGAACACTGGACACGTGGTGCTCTCGACGGGCCAAGTCAGCTTCGACGACCTAACGCTCGCTCCCGGCGTCACGCAGCGCAACGTCGTGCTGACTACGAACCAGGGCGGTATCAGGATTGGGCCAGGCGGTCTTTCAGGAACGCTCGTCAACCTCGACCTCATCGCAAAGCAATTGGCCGTGAACGGCCCGGTAACGAACAGCTATACGAGTTCGACCAGTGGTATCCGTGCCATTGTCGGCAGCAGTACCAACACCTACGACACGGGCTTTTCCCCGTCTGACAACGGCCACGACTGGCTCATCCGCACTACGTCGCCTGGCGCGACGCGTGCGGGCATGGCAGTAGACATCACGGCAGCAGGGGGCCTGACCGCTGGCCGTGTGCAACTGATTGTCACCGACCAGGGCGCCGGCGTGCGCAGCCTTGGCCCGCTTTACGCGAACTCGGGTGACGTCGTGGTGTCGACGAATGGCGACGTCAGCGTGGCGAACAGTTCCATAACGGCCGCGCACGACATTTCCATCACGACAACTGGCACGTTTTCACTGCGGGGCGCGCAGGCCTTGGCCGGTAACGACGTCACGGTCAACGCGGGCCGGATTGCCCTTGCTGACGACGCAACCGAACCGTCGACGGTGAGCGCGCAGGCCGGCTCCGTGAACCTCACGAGCAGTGGTGACATTTCGAATACGGGCAGCCTTATTCAGGCGGGTTCGGTCGCCTCGAACGGCTCGTTGACGGGCGGCAATGTCACCCTGACGGCAAACGGCAGCATTGCCAACGACTCGAGTCCGGCGAACCTCGGCATCATCTTCTCGGCCAATGGCACAAGCTCCCTCACGGCGCAGGGCAATATCACTAACGACAATGCGCGCATTCTGGCGAACGGCGCGGTGACGCTCTCCGCCCAGGGCGACGTGCAGAACACCATCGATCATACGGGCGGCACGAACGGCGGAGCGCCGGTTGCGTACTCGGACACCAGAGGCAGCTTTCTATTCTTCACGCATTCGACGAGCGGCTACAACGTTGACTACGGCACCGTCGGCGAACCGAACCAGCTCGCCTATATTGCCTCGACTGGTGGGCCGGTGACCATCACCGGGCGCAACGTCACGAATGCGGGCGGCATCATCCAGTCCAACAACGCTGATATCGCCATTACCGCACACGATGCGTTCACGAATGCGGCGGTGATGTCAGGGCAGGCGAGCTATACGGAAAGCTGCTGGATTTTCTGCCACGCGAGCGCCACCAGCAACGTGACGCCGTATGGCGGCACCATCCAGTCGGGCGCGAATATCGCGATTACCGCGAGCACCACCGCGAGCGACATCGGCGGCAACGTCTTTGCACAGGGCAATCTCCACGTCACCGCACCGGTGACCTACGCCCAGGGCGTCACCGGCTATTCGGCCATCAACCAGGACCATGGCTTCAAAGCGTTCTTCGGCAGCACGTGGGCGCAGATTATCGCGTTTGATATCGGCGGCGGCTTCACGGCGGACGGGTTGGTCACACTGACCGGAGACGGCGTCATTGATGGCGGCTATTTCAGCGGCGGCACCGGGGTGTCGGCCACGGGCGGCATCACGACGGTGCGCGCGCCCCATACCACGCCGGTACAGATTGGCCAGCACCTGGGCCTGACGACATGGTGGTGGTTTTGA
- a CDS encoding DUF2846 domain-containing protein, translating to MIGKFRTLLLAGAVTFLAAGCASGPQYKEMAASIPTLTPDHGRIYFFRSSSLMGAAIQPQIKLNGVSVGQSKPGGFFYVDEPAGQYSVSTETETEKTVSFALDAGETKYVRTSVSFGLLVGRIIPSLEGSDAAMKEIEGLKYTTGDISTANTPASPLK from the coding sequence ATGATTGGTAAATTTCGTACGCTTTTGCTCGCCGGTGCGGTTACGTTTCTGGCAGCAGGTTGCGCGTCCGGTCCGCAATACAAGGAAATGGCGGCCTCGATTCCGACCTTGACCCCTGATCACGGGCGCATCTACTTCTTCCGTTCGAGTTCGCTAATGGGGGCGGCGATCCAGCCGCAGATCAAGCTAAATGGCGTGAGCGTCGGGCAATCAAAGCCAGGCGGGTTCTTCTACGTCGATGAACCGGCGGGGCAGTACTCGGTGTCAACCGAGACGGAAACCGAAAAGACGGTGTCATTTGCATTAGATGCCGGCGAAACAAAATATGTACGTACTTCTGTGTCCTTCGGCTTACTGGTGGGCCGCATCATTCCATCACTGGAAGGCTCAGATGCAGCGATGAAAGAGATTGAAGGACTGAAGTACACGACTGGGGATATTTCAACTGCCAACACGCCTGCTAGCCCGCTGAAGTAG
- a CDS encoding beta strand repeat-containing protein has translation MAGVMYLAPAVFLADEVAHAAPIVDPHAPIQFQPTMTRTSAGVAAVNIATPNANGISVNSYQSFNIDSSGLVLNNSLVSGTPLLGGTLGANPNLAGRAATTIVNQVTSTGPASTLLGPLEVFGTPANVIISSPNGLSVNGLALTNIPNLVLTTGAVQFLTGIGGTVTSFANAGALAYSVSSGNITINGPAGVNGPGAGIAGTVGNIDVIGQTLNVNAPIQANQSVNLIAGNQFVTPTSTSAAGTTYAAASNGTTNTAAAIGNAGVAIDASQYGSVTSGQIFIVSTSAGMGVNTQGPLAATAGNVNVTSNGDITVGNTFANQNVNLTSSGTTNISGTGLANQNYTVAANGDINATGSVSAGQNVAMNAGGDLNAASVSANGSANLTAGQSMSVGSLSAQSLALAATNGNLTLNSAISAPGTIAASAGQNLTVNGAVQGGSTVALTAGQNVTVNGSVSAVGDATLTAQNGMLTTTGNVVTNGALSVSGQQGANLGGTVSSQGNATIRSTAGSVAIAGTLSSPGAITVSAGQDATLSGSVQSGQDTTITAARNVALNGGLQTSGAGNAAVSAGGNITGSGAVSAASNATLSAGSSIGLTGAIQAGSNLSATAAQNLLVAATTATGTETLTATNGSATLTGNAASGGDLSVTAGTDVNTLGSVQSLGNLALNAQNGSLTASAPIWAAGNATLNAGQSASVNGPASAVGNMTLAAQAGTLTTAGNLTTNGTISASGQQGVSLGGTVSSQGNATIGSSAGSVSVAGAVSSPGTITVTAGQGATLSGLVHSGGDTTVAAGGNVALNGGLEADGTGNATVSAGSNLTGSRALSVANNTNLSAGGDIGLTGAIQTGNTLAATAGNNLSVGATTAVGTETLTATNGSATFGNTLSGGDLSVTAGTDVNAQGSVQSLGNLAVNAQGGNFTASGPVSAAGSANLNAGQSLTLNGQTTVSQNATLTGTNITTQGLAVGGSLMATATNNLDTSAGQLNAPFSANAPALSVTGNATLSGANVTTANAYVGGTYSATGTTSLTTGGTAAYQGSAILAGGTVTNVGTQMAAGNLTVSGGTVTNQGALSSLTTFVVNAANLNNSGTIYGPTNTINVSGGTANSGGLLATNTLSLTTGTLNDTNGLTYAGDVNNPNSPTGNTSVTVTGGNGSFTNSNGQILGQNSVTLNLPNQAIDPSSSAFGTVNGGNAFNFSTQAINNSGTWTLPGTAVTVTASQGISNAGTITQGAGSLTLNGALTNSGSVTANDLTVNGSLANAAGATVQANDAFTLNGSGANAGTAEAVNSLNISGSSYDNSNGTTKAGNSSTAAGSGNLNINLSGDLTNAAGTLAATNNLAITANNVVNSASASATTSTTTTTVSNPTLLLETALGTDTTSSLGINRGAQGGGQGSATIIQVSSTQNATLTSLFDTTSDAQSGVTGNTLTFIQVPMQTGTDANGNTTTANEWVVLEPGMSTSGYPTMTVALPSVTETSTTVTASGAASIIAAGNNLSLTANTLNNQGGTVSAGNDATLNVQSLSNGGQSYQSTVTDAVSQSSYAAFMTTLSQLQNQGGVSVYGSDTGGTIGLDAQGCAAAGNCQQKAPTSFTFTNASTLPSVSSSVTIQGPSGQIVAGHNLSLSGGNLTNAGSLVAGNDVAITASSFTNQGTNTCTMTTVVGCASGYSGCVSGATTNPNSQSYSYQQTNATVTAGNDVVIAAGAVNNTYGNLVARRNVVIGGAGTSASDASTTPTALTQASSVTNTSGSIEAGNDADINASTLTNTIAAPVQIHQNYGSASPFTACGGNCEAYVDVQSASPATITANHNVNLTASTFNNTGSLVTALNTVSITATSSASSNNQYLYAYFAGGGVTGGNWGCAGAAALCGTLYGSAYSGGTQDPAGLPDAVGLPDFVPATIQAGNALFINSPTLTNTSNLVGQNVSLTGAQLVNGLTNPNVYTPPPAMSGQVISLGPPAVPASAATTVNSAGQLTNINGQPTTVSGSTGPPTGVPLGTTTVGRPVAPTISEAGAVNAGTASSPSATTVQTIAGQTQNVTYLVNSPASAITGDLSPTALLSALPASLQPNTTQFYYDPYTQAQQVEQAALEETGQSSFYSTTSATDSTSQASINNQDTQALYGAALQYAEQNNIALGTQLSQQQLALVNAPMLWYTEETVPEPGCSATGNASCPTVRALMPEVLLPQNFAQVNADGTISGANVSLNYNDSILNTGSISASQTLSIDTGSLTNEQRSTNVGSIYQTVNGDLYQTTGTEVQQGGFMSAANYDMNVQALNQIGGALQVTNADGSENTAATAQLLSNLKSQLGTSFTQSTVSNQLNTVDLDASSFGPMQIFAMVAAVVASIVTAGAGAALVGAVAGTLEASVANAAFSALVSSLATDAISGNFSLTGIVESMGVSALTAGLTNGITYSSDSGFGFTTTASPNSLAALAGVQPSTVSGAVPTASSTIAQLPTQALAIAGEATIQAGVQTAIEGGSFLTALEDSAVTDASAAGAYDIGTAAQDPNSIIAQDSIGYDLAHAALGCAAGAAEGTGCASGAIGGAVSAATANEIATAVTGGQGITDPSQLAAITAATMLLGGGAAALFGQSASAAALAAENETLNNTCATGHNCGTLASALADTGRAAWNTALGLVQSVPNLLNGALPGYADYAPFLQGAMLPYDDPDFGSLVSFTGALGVGALAGSSAAGTATSGAAAGEARASASSSIATAGDVDLANAYSTQVQGVATNTSSTARGGVDFYVNSQGTVLPATGYRYMDSQYAAQTQSSMSAPLSYFGFTDYSTGAAARNGFQIFYEPGNAASWSDASLKGQFDTLQLFGPDGFVNAKVPLANGGAGPRLEPYTNAYPQYGTGGQAQLVPAIPGTKVQLKNVTVLPSK, from the coding sequence ATGGCGGGGGTGATGTATCTGGCGCCTGCGGTGTTTCTGGCCGATGAAGTGGCGCATGCTGCACCGATTGTCGACCCGCACGCGCCGATTCAGTTCCAGCCGACGATGACCCGGACCAGCGCGGGCGTGGCAGCAGTCAATATCGCCACCCCGAATGCGAATGGGATTAGCGTCAATAGCTATCAATCGTTCAATATCGACAGTTCTGGCCTGGTGCTGAACAACAGCCTGGTATCCGGGACGCCACTCTTGGGTGGCACGCTCGGCGCCAATCCGAATCTCGCTGGCCGCGCGGCGACGACGATTGTCAATCAAGTGACGTCAACCGGACCGGCATCGACCTTGCTCGGGCCCTTAGAGGTCTTCGGAACCCCGGCCAACGTCATCATCAGCTCGCCGAACGGTTTATCGGTCAATGGCCTCGCGCTGACGAATATTCCGAATCTGGTGCTGACCACCGGGGCGGTGCAGTTTCTCACCGGCATTGGGGGCACGGTAACCAGCTTCGCGAACGCGGGGGCGCTCGCGTATTCGGTCAGCTCGGGCAACATCACCATCAACGGTCCGGCCGGCGTGAATGGTCCCGGTGCCGGTATTGCCGGGACCGTGGGCAACATCGATGTAATAGGCCAAACGCTCAACGTGAACGCGCCGATTCAGGCCAACCAAAGCGTGAACCTCATCGCGGGCAACCAGTTCGTCACGCCCACCTCCACCAGTGCCGCTGGCACCACCTACGCCGCGGCATCGAACGGCACGACCAACACCGCAGCGGCGATTGGCAATGCGGGTGTGGCGATAGACGCGAGCCAATATGGTTCGGTCACAAGCGGACAGATTTTTATCGTGTCCACGTCCGCTGGCATGGGGGTGAACACGCAAGGGCCGCTGGCCGCCACGGCGGGCAATGTCAACGTCACCTCCAACGGCGACATCACGGTCGGCAATACCTTCGCTAACCAGAACGTCAATCTGACGAGCTCGGGCACGACGAATATCTCCGGTACCGGACTCGCGAACCAGAACTACACGGTCGCCGCCAACGGCGACATCAACGCGACGGGCTCTGTCTCAGCGGGGCAGAACGTTGCTATGAACGCGGGCGGTGACTTGAACGCGGCATCGGTATCGGCTAATGGCAGCGCGAACCTGACAGCGGGCCAGTCGATGTCGGTCGGGTCACTGTCCGCCCAGAGTCTGGCGCTCGCGGCAACCAACGGCAATTTGACGCTGAACTCGGCGATTTCCGCACCCGGGACGATTGCGGCGAGTGCGGGGCAGAACCTGACGGTGAATGGGGCCGTGCAGGGCGGCAGCACCGTGGCTCTCACGGCAGGGCAGAACGTGACCGTCAATGGCTCGGTTTCCGCCGTGGGCGATGCGACCCTGACCGCGCAGAACGGCATGCTAACGACGACCGGTAATGTCGTGACCAACGGCGCGTTGTCCGTGAGCGGGCAACAGGGGGCAAACCTGGGCGGTACTGTGTCGAGCCAGGGTAACGCCACAATCCGTTCAACGGCTGGCAGCGTAGCTATTGCCGGCACGCTCTCGAGCCCGGGCGCGATTACGGTGAGCGCGGGGCAGGATGCGACGCTCTCGGGCTCGGTGCAAAGCGGACAGGACACCACCATAACGGCTGCGCGGAACGTCGCGTTAAACGGTGGGCTGCAAACGAGCGGTGCCGGGAATGCGGCCGTGTCCGCCGGCGGCAATATCACCGGCAGCGGTGCGGTGAGCGCCGCGAGCAACGCGACTTTGTCGGCAGGCAGCAGTATTGGCCTCACGGGCGCTATCCAGGCTGGTAGCAACTTGAGCGCAACGGCCGCGCAGAACCTGTTGGTGGCAGCGACGACGGCGACGGGCACCGAGACACTCACCGCAACGAACGGCAGCGCCACCCTCACGGGCAATGCCGCGTCGGGCGGCGACCTGAGCGTGACGGCCGGCACGGATGTGAACACCCTGGGCAGCGTACAGAGCCTGGGCAACCTCGCGCTGAACGCGCAGAACGGCAGCTTGACGGCGAGCGCTCCGATATGGGCGGCGGGCAACGCGACGCTGAATGCCGGCCAGAGCGCAAGCGTGAACGGCCCCGCTTCTGCTGTGGGCAATATGACGCTCGCGGCCCAAGCTGGCACGCTGACCACGGCCGGCAATCTCACGACCAACGGCACGATATCGGCAAGTGGGCAGCAGGGTGTGAGCCTGGGCGGCACGGTGTCGAGCCAGGGTAACGCGACGATCGGTTCCTCGGCTGGGTCGGTCTCGGTTGCGGGTGCGGTTTCGAGCCCGGGCACGATTACGGTGACGGCGGGGCAGGGTGCCACTCTCTCAGGTCTGGTGCACAGCGGCGGGGACACGACCGTCGCGGCAGGCGGGAACGTGGCGCTCAACGGCGGGCTGGAAGCCGACGGCACGGGCAACGCGACCGTCTCGGCCGGCAGCAACCTCACCGGCAGCCGCGCGCTGAGCGTGGCGAACAACACCAATCTGTCCGCCGGCGGCGATATTGGTCTCACGGGCGCGATTCAAACCGGCAACACTCTTGCGGCGACAGCCGGAAACAACCTGTCCGTCGGGGCGACGACGGCGGTGGGCACTGAAACGCTCACCGCGACGAACGGCAGCGCGACCTTCGGCAACACGCTGTCGGGCGGAGACCTGAGCGTGACGGCGGGCACGGACGTGAACGCCCAGGGCAGCGTGCAGAGCTTGGGGAACCTTGCCGTCAACGCCCAGGGTGGCAATTTCACGGCCAGCGGCCCGGTCTCGGCTGCTGGTTCCGCGAATCTCAATGCGGGCCAAAGTCTGACGCTGAACGGCCAGACGACCGTCTCGCAGAATGCGACCCTGACGGGCACGAACATTACGACGCAGGGTCTCGCCGTCGGCGGCAGTCTGATGGCGACCGCGACGAACAATCTCGACACGTCGGCGGGGCAACTGAACGCGCCGTTCAGCGCCAACGCGCCGGCGCTCAGCGTCACGGGCAACGCCACGCTGTCAGGTGCGAACGTCACCACGGCCAATGCCTATGTGGGCGGCACGTATAGCGCCACCGGCACGACGAGCCTGACGACGGGCGGCACGGCCGCCTACCAGGGCAGTGCGATCCTGGCAGGCGGCACGGTGACCAATGTCGGCACGCAGATGGCGGCCGGCAATCTGACTGTGTCGGGCGGCACCGTGACGAACCAGGGGGCGCTCTCGTCGCTCACGACGTTTGTCGTCAACGCGGCGAACCTGAACAACTCGGGGACGATTTACGGTCCGACGAACACGATCAACGTGTCGGGCGGCACCGCGAATTCCGGCGGGCTGCTGGCGACGAACACGCTCAGTCTCACGACCGGCACGCTGAACGATACGAACGGCTTGACTTACGCGGGCGACGTGAACAACCCGAACTCGCCCACCGGCAACACGAGCGTGACAGTGACGGGCGGCAACGGCAGCTTTACGAACTCGAATGGGCAGATTCTAGGTCAGAACAGCGTCACGCTGAACCTACCGAACCAGGCCATCGACCCATCGAGCAGCGCGTTTGGCACGGTGAACGGGGGCAACGCGTTCAACTTCTCGACCCAGGCTATCAATAACTCGGGGACGTGGACGCTGCCGGGCACGGCGGTGACGGTTACGGCAAGCCAAGGCATCAGCAACGCGGGGACCATCACGCAGGGCGCGGGCAGCCTGACCCTGAACGGTGCGCTGACCAACTCGGGGTCGGTGACGGCGAACGATTTGACCGTCAACGGTTCGCTGGCGAACGCGGCCGGGGCGACGGTGCAGGCCAACGACGCCTTCACGCTGAACGGCTCGGGCGCGAATGCCGGTACCGCCGAAGCCGTCAATTCGCTGAACATCAGTGGGTCGAGCTACGACAACTCGAACGGCACGACCAAGGCGGGCAACAGCAGCACCGCAGCGGGCAGCGGCAATCTGAACATCAACCTGAGTGGCGACCTGACGAACGCGGCCGGCACGCTCGCGGCGACCAACAACCTCGCCATCACCGCGAACAACGTCGTGAATTCGGCCTCGGCGAGTGCCACGACGAGCACCACGACAACGACAGTCAGCAACCCGACGCTGCTGCTCGAGACGGCACTGGGCACGGACACGACGTCAAGCTTGGGAATAAACAGAGGGGCGCAGGGGGGCGGGCAGGGCAGTGCCACAATCATCCAAGTGTCCTCGACCCAGAACGCGACGCTCACGAGCCTCTTTGATACGACGTCCGACGCGCAATCGGGCGTCACCGGCAACACCCTGACCTTCATTCAGGTGCCGATGCAAACCGGCACGGATGCCAACGGCAACACGACCACGGCTAACGAATGGGTAGTGCTCGAGCCTGGCATGTCGACCAGTGGCTATCCGACCATGACGGTGGCGCTGCCGAGCGTCACGGAGACGAGTACCACCGTGACCGCGAGTGGCGCGGCGAGCATCATCGCGGCGGGCAACAATTTGAGCCTGACGGCCAATACGCTGAATAACCAAGGCGGTACGGTCAGCGCGGGCAACGACGCCACCTTGAATGTGCAGTCGCTCTCGAACGGTGGTCAGTCGTATCAATCAACCGTCACCGATGCAGTGAGCCAAAGTTCGTACGCGGCATTCATGACGACGCTCTCGCAGTTGCAGAATCAGGGAGGCGTGAGCGTCTACGGCAGCGATACCGGTGGCACGATCGGTCTTGATGCGCAGGGTTGTGCGGCCGCCGGCAATTGCCAGCAAAAGGCGCCGACGTCGTTCACATTCACGAATGCGTCCACGCTGCCCTCGGTGAGCTCCTCGGTCACGATTCAGGGGCCGAGTGGGCAAATCGTGGCCGGCCATAACCTGAGCCTGTCGGGCGGCAATCTGACGAATGCCGGTTCGCTTGTTGCGGGCAATGACGTCGCCATCACCGCATCGAGCTTCACGAACCAGGGCACGAATACCTGCACGATGACGACGGTGGTGGGGTGTGCCTCGGGCTACTCCGGTTGCGTGAGCGGCGCGACGACTAATCCGAATTCGCAGAGCTACAGCTACCAGCAGACCAATGCCACGGTGACGGCCGGCAATGACGTCGTGATTGCTGCTGGCGCGGTCAACAACACCTACGGCAATTTGGTCGCGCGGCGCAATGTCGTGATCGGGGGCGCAGGCACGAGTGCGAGCGACGCGTCGACGACCCCGACGGCGCTTACGCAAGCGTCGAGCGTGACGAACACCTCAGGGTCCATCGAGGCGGGCAACGACGCCGACATCAATGCGTCGACGCTCACGAATACGATTGCCGCGCCGGTGCAGATTCATCAGAACTACGGCAGCGCTTCGCCTTTCACGGCGTGCGGCGGGAATTGTGAAGCGTATGTCGACGTGCAGTCAGCGAGCCCCGCAACCATTACGGCGAACCATAACGTCAATCTGACGGCCAGCACATTCAACAACACTGGCAGCCTGGTGACGGCCCTGAACACCGTGTCGATTACGGCCACGAGCAGCGCGTCGAGCAATAACCAGTACCTGTACGCGTATTTCGCCGGTGGAGGAGTCACCGGTGGCAACTGGGGCTGTGCGGGCGCCGCCGCGCTGTGCGGCACGCTCTACGGCAGCGCGTATAGTGGCGGCACCCAAGACCCGGCGGGCTTGCCGGATGCCGTGGGCTTGCCGGATTTCGTGCCGGCGACGATTCAGGCGGGCAACGCGCTGTTCATCAATTCGCCGACGCTGACCAATACGAGCAATCTGGTGGGGCAGAACGTGAGCCTTACGGGCGCGCAGCTCGTCAACGGCCTCACGAACCCGAACGTCTATACGCCGCCACCCGCGATGTCGGGGCAGGTGATTTCGTTGGGGCCGCCGGCCGTGCCCGCCAGTGCGGCGACGACCGTCAATAGCGCGGGCCAGCTGACGAACATCAACGGGCAGCCGACGACCGTGTCGGGCTCAACCGGCCCGCCCACGGGCGTGCCGCTGGGTACGACGACCGTCGGACGTCCGGTTGCCCCGACGATTTCTGAAGCCGGGGCCGTGAATGCGGGCACGGCGAGCAGTCCGTCCGCAACGACGGTTCAGACCATTGCGGGCCAGACGCAGAACGTCACGTATCTGGTCAATAGTCCCGCGTCAGCCATCACGGGCGACCTGTCGCCGACGGCGCTGCTGAGCGCACTGCCGGCGAGCTTGCAGCCCAATACCACGCAGTTTTATTACGACCCGTACACGCAGGCGCAGCAGGTTGAGCAGGCCGCGCTTGAGGAGACGGGTCAGTCGAGCTTCTACAGCACGACGTCCGCGACGGATAGCACGAGCCAGGCGTCCATCAATAACCAGGATACGCAGGCGCTCTACGGCGCGGCGCTTCAATACGCCGAACAGAACAACATTGCGTTGGGCACGCAACTGAGCCAGCAGCAGCTTGCGCTCGTGAACGCCCCCATGCTCTGGTACACCGAGGAGACGGTGCCCGAGCCGGGGTGCTCGGCGACGGGTAATGCGAGCTGCCCGACGGTGCGGGCGCTGATGCCTGAAGTGTTGTTGCCGCAGAACTTTGCGCAGGTGAACGCTGACGGCACCATCAGCGGCGCGAATGTCTCGCTCAATTACAACGACAGCATTCTCAACACCGGTTCCATTTCTGCTTCGCAGACCCTGAGCATCGATACGGGGTCGCTGACCAACGAGCAACGCTCGACTAACGTCGGCAGCATCTATCAGACCGTCAACGGGGACCTTTACCAGACCACGGGCACCGAAGTGCAGCAAGGCGGTTTCATGAGCGCCGCCAACTACGACATGAATGTGCAGGCGCTGAATCAGATCGGCGGCGCATTGCAGGTGACCAACGCCGATGGCAGCGAAAACACGGCCGCCACCGCTCAGCTTCTCTCCAACTTGAAAAGCCAGCTCGGCACGAGCTTCACGCAGTCCACCGTCAGCAATCAGTTGAATACGGTGGACTTGGATGCGAGCAGCTTTGGCCCGATGCAGATCTTTGCGATGGTGGCGGCCGTGGTGGCGTCGATCGTGACCGCAGGTGCCGGCGCGGCACTGGTCGGCGCGGTGGCCGGCACACTGGAAGCGTCGGTGGCCAATGCGGCATTCTCGGCGCTGGTCAGTTCACTGGCCACGGATGCGATCAGCGGGAACTTCAGTTTGACGGGGATCGTCGAGTCCATGGGGGTGTCGGCGCTGACGGCCGGTCTCACCAACGGCATCACGTACAGCTCCGACTCAGGATTCGGGTTCACGACGACGGCCTCGCCGAACAGTCTGGCGGCGCTTGCGGGTGTTCAGCCCTCGACGGTGAGCGGCGCGGTGCCCACCGCGTCCTCGACGATCGCGCAACTGCCGACGCAGGCGCTGGCGATTGCGGGCGAGGCGACGATCCAGGCGGGCGTTCAGACAGCCATCGAGGGCGGCAGCTTCCTGACGGCGCTGGAAGATAGTGCGGTCACGGATGCCTCGGCTGCGGGCGCGTATGACATCGGCACCGCAGCGCAGGACCCGAACTCGATCATTGCGCAGGATTCGATCGGCTATGACCTGGCGCATGCGGCATTGGGATGTGCGGCTGGCGCGGCGGAAGGTACGGGATGCGCCAGTGGGGCCATTGGCGGGGCGGTGTCGGCAGCGACGGCTAACGAGATTGCGACGGCCGTAACTGGCGGGCAAGGCATTACCGATCCGAGTCAACTGGCAGCGATCACGGCTGCGACGATGTTGCTGGGCGGTGGTGCGGCGGCATTGTTCGGGCAGAGTGCGAGTGCGGCAGCGCTGGCCGCAGAAAACGAGACGCTGAACAACACGTGTGCAACGGGCCATAACTGCGGCACGCTGGCGAGTGCGCTGGCTGATACGGGGCGTGCGGCATGGAATACGGCGCTGGGACTGGTTCAGTCGGTGCCGAACTTGCTGAACGGCGCGCTGCCTGGCTATGCGGACTATGCGCCGTTCCTGCAAGGGGCGATGCTGCCGTATGACGACCCGGATTTCGGGAGTCTGGTGTCGTTCACGGGGGCGCTTGGCGTGGGAGCGTTGGCAGGTAGCTCGGCTGCGGGAACTGCTACAAGTGGAGCGGCCGCTGGGGAGGCGAGAGCCTCAGCGTCGAGTTCGATCGCTACTGCCGGCGACGTGGATCTGGCGAACGCCTACAGCACCCAAGTCCAAGGTGTTGCCACAAACACCTCTTCGACAGCAAGAGGCGGGGTAGACTTCTACGTGAACTCACAAGGTACTGTGCTTCCTGCGACTGGTTATCGATACATGGATAGCCAATACGCAGCGCAGACACAAAGTTCTATGTCGGCGCCGCTCAGTTATTTCGGGTTCACCGACTACTCTACAGGGGCTGCGGCTCGGAACGGCTTTCAGATTTTCTACGAACCGGGCAACGCTGCTTCGTGGAGCGATGCGAGTCTCAAAGGGCAGTTCGATACCCTGCAGCTCTTTGGGCCTGACGGATTCGTAAATGCCAAGGTGCCGCTCGCTAATGGCGGTGCCGGTCCAAGACTTGAGCCTTATACGAATGCCTATCCGCAGTATGGGACAGGCGGACAGGCTCAGCTAGTGCCTGCAATTCCCGGCACTAAGGTTCAGCTAAAGAACGTTACGGTGCTGCCTTCAAAATGA